One Fusarium oxysporum f. sp. lycopersici 4287 chromosome 8, whole genome shotgun sequence genomic region harbors:
- a CDS encoding hypothetical protein (At least one base has a quality score < 10): MKGSGKRVVTAHKFLDIDTKSTTDANDANIISRYVMCQLALAEDPVMKSVAGICEKSQSFSSALDMWTQLLLENEDLLAMDVTFYIVLDGLGANAEVLISFLQRFSDNPIIQRTRILLTGNKKLFDAIDLAGGVKMDKIVLGDANSKDLVLYINRRMDSMEILKNTSRPSSTRGDYYKIERVLDNISKTNDVEEIDALLESAGNVRPDQIESDIEKLNQQLTPKEMAEINEMILWVNDARIWFSPAQIEAALALKAGPKASTSLMSIEAKIASKYTIFTTDSGLVQYKRGAIQERIPLKKRDVEDSESSSGFKEIQPAEVNIIKHYLTTICPSNLYQKFGFDDFFDLKMARKGNYICQDPDNSQASMVLRCIRCLTNQRNEKTERLLDYACDNLHVHLKETDLSLTDRSLKAQVGDALLRLFTKQYALDSLVGFHLLHEDADEVQFSKDHLPASWKTWILSDQGVDSLTKWLKDSAVIENVKSTALVASFNAPNANRHLALFGSSATLVAEDLFTKDTTQWEAIRAYILLGTILNKDKSPTDKSEEVNDGNQSTETAPGDDKEKKTEDGEDVDSVHSPASADIHWLEDWAQEMLKFQEKGSTWEAQASLLLSYVAGEKIPKSLAEERARKVLEMNPESWVASYALSRVIESKEESLSHLETVLDKLVKETEWQNERGHKGILARVIYSLGYKYWEGGERQEEAIATYSKVKDLGRSIHFF, from the exons ATGAAGGGGTCGGGAAAAAGAGTTGTCACTGCACATAAATTTCTTGACATTGATACCAAATCCACAACAGACGCCAACGATGCCAACATTATCTCCAGATACGTCATGTGTCAACTCGCCTTGGCCGAAGATCCCGTCATGAAGAGCGTCGCAGGCATTTGTGAGAAGTCCCAGTCCTTTAGCAGCGCGTTGGACATGTGGACAcagcttctcctcgagaACGAAGACCTGCTAGCTATGGATGTGACATTCTATATCGTACTCGATGGGCTAGGTGCCAACGCTGAAGTACTGATCAGCTTCTTACAACGATTCTCCGACAATCCGATCATTCAGAGAACTCGGATACTTCTGACAGGAAACAAAAAGCTCTTTGACGCCATTGATTTGGCCGGTGGTGTTAAGATGGACAAGATCGTTCTCGGCGATGCAAACAGCAAGGACCTTGTCTTGTACATCAACAGGCGGATGGACAGTATGGAAATCCTCAAAAACACGTCTAGGCCG TCTTCTACGAGGGGAGACTACTACAAGATCGAGCGAGTCCTTGACAATATCTCCAAAACGAACGATGTCGAAGAGATTGATGCTCTACTGGAATCAGCTGGCAATGTACGGCCTGACCAGATCGAGTCTGATATCGAGAAGCTAAACCAACAGCTCACGCCAAAGGAGATGGCAGAGATTAATGAGATGATTCTTTGGGTCAACGATGCACGAATTTGGTTCTCACCAGCCCAGATTGAAGCAGCACTCGCCCTCAAAGCTGGCCCCAAAGCAAGCACCTCGCTCATGTCAATCGAAGCCAAGATTGCGTCAAAGTACACCATCTTTACAACCGATTCCGGTCTTGTTCAGTACAAACGTGGTGCTATACAAGAAAGGATTCCGCTCAAGAAACGAGATGTCGAGGACAGTGAAAGTTCCAGTGGGTTCAAGGAGATACAACCTGCCGAGGTTAATATCATCAAGCACTACCTCACAACTATCTGTCCAAGCAACCTATACCAGAAGTTTGGATTTGATGATTTCTTCgatttgaagatggctcGTAAAGGTAACTATATCTGTCAAGACCCAGACAACTCCCAAGCTTCTATGGTTTTGCGCTGTATACGCTGCCTTACCAATCAGCGCAACGAAAAGACCGAGCGTCTTTTGGACTATGCCTGTGACAACCTCCACGTTCATCTGAAGGAGACCGACCTATCTCTGACAGACCGTTCTCTCAAGGCTCAAGTTGGTGATGCCTTGCTCAGACTCTTTACGAAGCAGTATGCTCTCGACTCCTTGGTTGGCTTTCACTTGCTTCACGAGGATGCCGATGAAGTGCAATTCTCCAAGGATCATCTTCCTGCGAGTTGGAAAACATGGATTTTATCGGATCAAGGAGTCGACTCACTTACTAAATGGCTCAAGGACTCTGCTGTCATCGAGAATGTCAAGAGCACGGCATTGGTAGCTTCGTTTAACGCACCTAATGCCAATCGCCACTTGGCTCTTTTCGGCTCGTCTGCAACATTAGTGGCTGAAGACTTGTTTACAAAGGACACAACTCAGTGGGAGGCTATTCGGGCCTATATACTCCTTGGTACAATTCTCAACAAG GACAAATCCCCTACTGATAAAAGTGAGGAAGTAAATGATGGCAATCAATCAACAGAGACAGCCCCAGGAGatgacaaggagaagaagacagaAGATGGTGAAGACGTAGATTCCGTTCATAGCCCGGCCTCAGCAGATATCCACTGGCTGGAAGATTGGGCACAAGAGATGCTCAAATTCCAGGAGAAAGGCTCAACATGGGAGGCCCAAGCATCACTACTTCTCTCTTATGTGGCAGGTGAGAAAATTCCCAAGTCACTTGCAGAAGAGAGAGCACGAAAGGTATTGGAGATGAATCCAGAAAGTTGGGTCGCCTCCTACGCACTGTCCCGAGTCATCGAATCGAAGGAGGAGTCTCTCAGTCACCTTGAGACGGTGCTTGATAAGCTTGTGAAGGAAACAGAATGGCAAAACGAGCGAGGCCACAAAGGAATCTTAGCACGAGTCATCTACAGTCTTGGATACAAGTACTGGGAAGGTGGAGAACGACAGGAGGAGGCTATCGCGACATACTCCAAGGTCAAAGACCTTGGTAGGTCCATCCATTTCTTTTGA
- a CDS encoding hypothetical protein (At least one base has a quality score < 10) codes for MSAGSLVSTGVFGTNVDDEVSQIWKQVEIRVVQMAGGDSSKIKSNLDINSVLQHLEQSQFKDKKASEKYGTVKNIFNRTLQCIQTVGGVHHTYLLSWYLLHALTFVIPAWQGYEGIFESLRWLLESVLSF; via the exons ATGTCCGCCGGCAGCTTGGTCAGCACTGGTGTCTTTGGCACtaatgttgatgatgaggtcTCACAGATTTGGAAACAAGTCGAGATTCGCGTTGTGCAGATGGCAGGTGGAGATTCTTCCAAGATCAAATCGAATCTGGACATAAACAGCGTCCTGCAACATTTGGAGCAATCCCAgttcaaggacaagaaggcaTCTGAGAAGTATGGTACTGTGAAGAACATTTTCAACCGAACGCTTCAATGCATCCAGACCGTAGGAGGCGTGCATCATAC GTATTTGCTCAGCTGGTACCTGCTACATGCCCTCACCTTCGTGATTCCGGCCTGGCAGGGTTATGAGGGTATCTTCGAGAGCCTCCGCTGGCTTCTCGAGAGTGTATTGAGTTTCTAG